The Fusobacterium massiliense sequence GAGAGAAAAAATGAAAAAAATAATAGGGATTTTAGTGTTTACTATAACATTTTTTAATTTGTATGCAACTCCGGAAGATTTATCAAAAGATGACTATAAATTAATAATGAGCTCTCAAGATATGAGAAAGGATAAGGAGGAACATTTAGATATAAATAAAGCAACAAAACAAGAAATGTTATCTCGTGGTGTAGCTAGTAGCTATGTTAATAAAATTCTAGAATATAGAGAAATAACCGGTGGATTTGAAAAAATAGAGAATTTGAAAGATATAAAAGGAATAGGACAAGCAACTTATGAAAAATTAAAAAAATTTTTTAAAGTTGCATCTGAACCTAAAAGAAAAGATTTAAGCATTAATACTGCTGATGACTTAACTCTAAAATATTTTGGATTTAGCAAAAAAGAAATAAAAGAATTAAGAAAATATTTGGATAAATATGATAGAATAAGTAATAATATAGAACTTAAAAAAGTTATAGATAAAAAGAAATATGAAAAATTAAAAGATAATATTAATTACGGGGGATAGAATGGCAAGATTAATAAGAGGAATAAGTAAAAATGCTAGATTTTTTATAACTGACACAACAGATGTAGTAAAAGAAGCTCAAAAAATTCATAACTATGATGATGTTTCTTTAGAAATATTTAGCAAGTTTTGTACTTTGGCTATACTTATGGGAGCAACTTTAAAAGGAGAAGATAAATTAACAGTAAGAACTGATACAGAGGGATATATAGAAAATATAGTAGTTAGTACAGATTCAAGTGGAAGTATTAAGGGATATCTAGCAAATACAAATCAAGAAAATGCTAATGAGCTAGGTCATGGAATGATGAGAATAATAAAAGATATGGGCTTAAAAGAACCATATATTGGTATAACAAATATAGATTATACAAAATTAGCTAATGATATTTGTTCATATTTTTATGACTCAGAACAAATACCAACTGTGATATCTTTTGCAAGTGATATAACAAATGAGGGTAAAGTTTTATGTGCTGGTGCTTTTATGGTTCAACTTCTACCAAATGCAGAGGAAGATTTTATAGATAAATTAGAAAGAAAAATTCAGGCAATAAGACCTATGAACGAACTTATGAAAGGTGGAATGAGCTTAGAGCAAATAGCTAATCTTTTGTATGATGACATGGAAACTGAAGATGACAGTTTAGTTGAAGACTATGAAATATTGGAAGAAAAAGAAGTAAAATATAGTTGTGATTGTAATTCAGATAGATTTTATAAAGGAATTATAACATTGG is a genomic window containing:
- a CDS encoding ComEA family DNA-binding protein encodes the protein MKKIIGILVFTITFFNLYATPEDLSKDDYKLIMSSQDMRKDKEEHLDINKATKQEMLSRGVASSYVNKILEYREITGGFEKIENLKDIKGIGQATYEKLKKFFKVASEPKRKDLSINTADDLTLKYFGFSKKEIKELRKYLDKYDRISNNIELKKVIDKKKYEKLKDNINYGG
- a CDS encoding Hsp33 family molecular chaperone HslO, with protein sequence MARLIRGISKNARFFITDTTDVVKEAQKIHNYDDVSLEIFSKFCTLAILMGATLKGEDKLTVRTDTEGYIENIVVSTDSSGSIKGYLANTNQENANELGHGMMRIIKDMGLKEPYIGITNIDYTKLANDICSYFYDSEQIPTVISFASDITNEGKVLCAGAFMVQLLPNAEEDFIDKLERKIQAIRPMNELMKGGMSLEQIANLLYDDMETEDDSLVEDYEILEEKEVKYSCDCNSDRFYKGIITLGKEELTNIFKEEPEIQAECQFCGKKYKFKEEDFTDILKN